A single window of Vibrio alfacsensis DNA harbors:
- the accD gene encoding acetyl-CoA carboxylase, carboxyltransferase subunit beta: protein MSWLEKILEKSNLVSSRKASIPEGVWTKCTSCEQVLYHAELERNLEVCPKCNHHMRMKARRRLETFLDEGDRVELGTEFEPQDKLKFKDSKRYKERISAAQKSSGEKDALVVMQGELLGMPLVACAFEFSFMGGSMGSVVGARFVKAVEAAIENNCALVCFSASGGARMQEALMSLMQMAKTSAALERLSEKGLPFISVLTDPTMGGVSASLAMLGDINIGEPKALIGFAGRRVIEQTVREDLPEGFQRSEFLLDHGAIDMIVDRREMRQRVGGLVAKLTNHKSPMVVSVNESPNEEPYSVPEADEKG, encoded by the coding sequence ATGAGTTGGCTTGAAAAGATTTTAGAAAAAAGCAACCTTGTTAGTTCACGCAAAGCTTCTATTCCTGAAGGCGTGTGGACGAAATGTACCTCTTGTGAGCAGGTTCTATACCATGCAGAACTAGAGCGTAATTTAGAAGTTTGTCCGAAGTGTAATCATCACATGCGCATGAAAGCGCGCCGTCGTCTGGAAACATTCTTAGATGAGGGTGATCGTGTTGAGCTTGGTACAGAGTTTGAACCGCAAGATAAACTTAAATTCAAAGATTCAAAGCGTTACAAAGAGCGTATTTCTGCTGCACAAAAGAGCAGTGGAGAGAAAGATGCCTTAGTAGTCATGCAAGGTGAATTGCTTGGTATGCCGCTAGTCGCGTGTGCGTTTGAATTCTCATTTATGGGCGGTTCAATGGGTTCAGTTGTCGGTGCTCGCTTTGTTAAAGCGGTTGAAGCGGCAATTGAAAACAACTGCGCGCTTGTTTGTTTCTCAGCAAGTGGCGGTGCTCGTATGCAAGAGGCACTGATGTCTCTAATGCAAATGGCGAAAACCAGTGCGGCACTTGAACGATTATCAGAAAAAGGCCTGCCATTTATTTCTGTTCTAACTGACCCAACTATGGGCGGTGTATCGGCAAGTTTGGCAATGCTAGGTGACATCAATATTGGTGAACCTAAAGCGTTGATCGGTTTTGCTGGTCGTCGCGTTATCGAGCAGACAGTGCGTGAAGATCTTCCAGAGGGTTTCCAGCGTAGTGAATTCCTGCTAGATCACGGAGCGATTGATATGATCGTTGACCGTCGTGAAATGCGCCAACGTGTGGGTGGTTTAGTGGCTAAGCTAACTAACCATAAGTCGCCAATGGTGGTTTCGGTTAACGAATCTCCAAATGAAGAACCATATTCTGTACCAGAAGCGGACGAAAAAGGGTAA